TTATATCACCGCCGCCCATGCCCTCTTTTTTTGTAAAAAACTTATAAACATAGGCAATAATAAAAAGAATACCTCCGCCTATTAAGATACCATAAACAGCATCCTTATAAAAGAAAAAGGGTTTTCTGAAAAAAGCCAGAATAAAACCGGCAATCAGACCCCCCATGCTTAAAACATCGGGAATGACTTTAAAATCAAGGTCTATAAAGGATATGGCAATAAGCAGGGAAACAAATAGCATACTGATAAACAATTCAAGGGAAAGGCCATATTTTTTAAAAAGCATAAAGAAAAGAAAGGCGGTTATAAACTCCACTATGGGATATCTTATCGATATATGAGCGTTGCATTGCCTGCATTTGCCTCTCAACAACAGATAACTTATTATAGGAATATTGTCGTAAAGCTTTATAGGTTTTTCACAGGTAGGGCAGAATGAATTAGGCATGACTATTGACCTGTTTCGAGGGAGCCTGTAGATACATACATTAAGAAAACTACCGACAATTGAACCAAATATGGGAACAAGAACGTTGATCATATTCATTATTGGCCTCTTTCATTGCATTATATTTTATAGTCTCAGTTTATTTTCTTGTCAATGATATTTGTCACGCTTATCACATCCTTTCATTGTTTAGATGAATCCCCTTGAAGATATTTAAATTTACTTATAAGTGAGGATTCCTGTTTTATAGGGAGCAACACCCTTAAAAATATATTGCACACAACCTTACATTTAAAATTATTTTATGTTATCTTTGACAAATACAAAAACTGCCGCTCAGGTGCAAGCCGTGGTTCAGGCAGGCTAGAAACCCTGGATATAAAGGTGCTTATGCCATGCTGAAAAATATAGATAGAAAAGACTTATACGCTATTTTAACCAAAAATAATCTTATCTCTGAAAAGCAAATCATTGAAGTTGAGCAAACCAGAGCCTCTTCTAAAAAGGAGATAGAAGATATAATACCGGATATGCATATTGTACAGGAAGAGGTATTCCTAAAGGTTTTAGCAGAATATATGGGGATTGAATTTGTCAAAATTGATCCTTTGGAACTTGATTCGCGGGCAATCATAGAAATGATACCCGGTAAATTTGCCAAAGCCTATGGGCTAATCCCTATAAAAAAACAGAACGATACCCTGACCCTTGCCATTTCTAACCCGTTTTTGCATTATCCTTTTGATGATATTGCAAAAATGACAGGATTAAAGGTTGAAATAGTGCTTTGTACAAAAAAGAACATAAACAGTGTCTTTAATATGACTTATGGCCTGATGGACTCATTATCCGCTGCAGAACAGGAAATGATTCTTCATGGAAAAATCAGCACTGTAGACCTGGGCAATTTAGAGCGCTTGCATAAGG
The Pseudomonadota bacterium genome window above contains:
- a CDS encoding prepilin peptidase; amino-acid sequence: MNMINVLVPIFGSIVGSFLNVCIYRLPRNRSIVMPNSFCPTCEKPIKLYDNIPIISYLLLRGKCRQCNAHISIRYPIVEFITAFLFFMLFKKYGLSLELFISMLFVSLLIAISFIDLDFKVIPDVLSMGGLIAGFILAFFRKPFFFYKDAVYGILIGGGILFIIAYVYKFFTKKEGMGGGDIKLLGMIGAFYGLKGAVFSFLSGSFIGTLIGIPLMLIKGKDTKYAIPFGPFLSLGALFYLFMGDRFIYGFLHFISRR